In Chiloscyllium punctatum isolate Juve2018m chromosome 38, sChiPun1.3, whole genome shotgun sequence, a single genomic region encodes these proteins:
- the LOC140463589 gene encoding uncharacterized protein, which translates to MTSPRGAHFIYKEGRLGVSSEVCSCSLRKLKELYSPRTSGNMVMLRVEDLVTGKQSEVKSGGWEAEPPSVQEEFGSGEYCSAMAIEKQDGVKSQTVPFPFIPCPKHQKEKLQPVPRNKNVKPAVQRLKLETVDDLQFLVSLKKHKQSKAVVVEPVPQQEPDTIVGPVDVETFWHAAVENNLPVIEKYLADGGQPDICDQFNRTAMHRACSEGNEEVVLKLLEAGASTEFRDMLDATAVHWSCRGGSLEVLKTLLNNDANVNAKDKLCSTPLHVAVRTGHYECAEHLIACGADLNARDMEGDTPMHDAVRLSRYRLMKLLMIYGANPTLKNCNAQTPIDLVLQWQTGTKEILNQFMENSHK; encoded by the exons ATGACCTCACCCAGAGGCGCCCATTTTATATATAAGGAAGGTAGGCTGGGAGTGTCATCAGAAGTTTGCAGTTGTTCGCTGAGGAAACTCAAGGAGCTTTATTCCCCAAGAACCTCTGGCAACATGGTGATGCTGCGAGTTGAAGACCTG GTGACCGGTAAACAGAGTGAGGTGAAATCCGGCGGATGGGAGGCCGAGCCTCCGTCGGTGCAGGAAGAGTTTGGCAGCGGGGAATATTGCTCTGCGATGGCGATCGAGAAGCAGGACGGTGTGAAAAGCCAAACGGTACCATTCCCGTTCATCCCCTGCCCTAAGCACCAGAAAGAGAAACTCCAGCCGGTGCCACGCAACAAAAAT GTTAAGCCAGCGGTGCAGAGGCTGAAACTTGAAACGGTGGATGATCTCCAATTCCTTGTCAGCCTGAAGAAACACAAACAATCCAAGGCCGTTGTTGTGGAACCCGTACCTCAGCAGGAACCCGACACTATT GTTGGACCTGTAGATGTGGAGACCTTTTGGCACGCAGCGGTGGAAAATAACCTCCCTGTGATTGAGAAATACTTGGCCGACGGGGGGCAACCAGATATATGCGACCAG TTTAACAGGACTGCCATGCACCGGGCCTGCTCTGAAGGGAACGAGGAAGTTGTACTGAAACTATTAGAAGCTGGAGCCTCCACTGAGTTTCGAGATATG CTCGATGCCACAGCGGTCCACTGGTCCTGTCGTGGGGGTAGCCTGGAAGTGCTGAAAACCTTGTTAAACAACGATGCAAATGTAAACGCCAAAGACAAG CTATGTAGCACTCCTTTACACGTTGCTGTCCGAACTGGGCATTATGAATGTGCTGAACATCTTATCGCATGTGGAGCAGATCTGAATGCCAGAGATATG GAAGGCGACACCCCTATGCATGATGCAGTCAGGCTAAGCCGTTACCGATTGATGAAACTTCTGATGATTTACGGAGCCAATCCAACTTTAAAAAACTGC AACGCACAGACACCGATAGATCTTGTTCTACAGTGGCAAACTGGTACAAAGGAAATCCTTAACCAATTTATGGAAAATTCACACAAGTAA